A genomic segment from uncultured Desulfuromonas sp. encodes:
- a CDS encoding TrkH family potassium uptake protein, which produces MNFLFVLHILGALLTCLSLALLVPIPFSYYYHDGSAAAFIWSTLICLIVGVFLMKAFKNKKELSVREGFAVVTFGWLVFAVFGALPYLFSGAITSPLDAIFETMSGFTTTGSTILTEIECLPKSILFWRALTHWLGGMGIIVLSLAILPMLGVGGMQLFQAEVPGPTADRLKPRIQDTAKLLWGVYVILTAVETLLLMAGDMSFYDAVCHAFATLATGGFSTRNASVAAYDSAYIDWVITLFMFLAGVNFSLHYYALKGRIGEYFRNEEFRFYLAITVSVTLLLVFFNQGTVYTSWLDNLRYSAFQTTSILTTTGFGTADFELWPVLTQYLLVFTMFIGGCAGSTGGGMKVARFLLLFKHGTVQLYRLIHPRTIRLVKLGDQPVAPDVMQSILGFFALFMGVFVTASFLMAASGMDLVSGAAAVIATLGNIGPGLGTVGPVDNFAAVPDFGKGVLILCMLLGRLELFTVLVLFLPSFWRK; this is translated from the coding sequence TTTACATATCCTCGGTGCCCTTCTTACCTGCCTGTCTCTGGCTTTGCTGGTGCCGATCCCTTTTTCCTATTACTACCATGACGGCAGTGCCGCGGCGTTTATCTGGTCAACACTGATCTGTCTGATTGTCGGTGTCTTCCTGATGAAGGCATTTAAAAATAAAAAAGAACTCTCCGTACGCGAAGGGTTTGCTGTTGTCACCTTCGGCTGGCTGGTTTTTGCCGTGTTTGGCGCGCTGCCCTATCTGTTTTCCGGTGCCATCACCTCACCTCTTGATGCCATCTTTGAGACCATGAGCGGCTTCACCACCACCGGGTCGACAATCCTGACGGAAATTGAGTGCCTGCCGAAAAGTATCCTTTTCTGGCGCGCGTTGACCCACTGGCTGGGCGGGATGGGAATTATTGTTTTGAGTCTCGCGATCCTGCCGATGCTTGGTGTCGGCGGCATGCAATTGTTCCAGGCCGAGGTGCCGGGACCGACAGCGGATCGCCTCAAGCCACGCATCCAGGATACGGCCAAACTGTTGTGGGGTGTTTATGTCATCCTCACGGCAGTGGAAACCCTGCTGTTGATGGCTGGCGATATGAGCTTTTACGATGCCGTCTGTCACGCTTTTGCCACCTTGGCAACCGGCGGCTTTTCAACCCGAAACGCCTCGGTTGCAGCGTATGACAGCGCCTATATTGACTGGGTCATCACCCTGTTCATGTTCCTGGCCGGCGTCAACTTCTCGTTGCATTACTATGCGCTCAAAGGACGCATTGGTGAATATTTCCGCAATGAGGAGTTCCGCTTCTATCTGGCCATCACCGTCAGCGTAACCCTGTTGCTGGTCTTTTTCAATCAGGGGACGGTTTACACCTCATGGCTGGATAACTTGCGCTACAGCGCTTTTCAGACCACGTCAATTCTGACCACCACCGGTTTCGGCACAGCGGATTTTGAACTGTGGCCGGTCTTAACCCAGTACTTACTGGTCTTCACCATGTTTATTGGCGGTTGCGCCGGTTCGACCGGCGGCGGCATGAAGGTCGCCCGTTTTCTGCTGTTATTCAAACATGGCACGGTTCAACTCTATCGCCTCATCCATCCCCGGACCATTCGCCTGGTCAAGTTAGGCGATCAGCCGGTGGCCCCGGACGTCATGCAATCCATACTCGGCTTTTTCGCCCTGTTCATGGGGGTGTTCGTTACCGCCTCATTTCTGATGGCGGCGAGCGGCATGGATCTGGTTTCCGGAGCCGCAGCCGTTATCGCCACTCTCGGCAACATTGGTCCTGGTCTCGGCACGGTCGGTCCGGTGGATAACTTTGCCGCAGTCCCAGACTTCGGCAAGGGCGTCTTGATTCTGTGCATGTTGCTCGGTCGGCTGGAGCTGTTCACTGTTCTGGTCTTGTTCTTGCCATCGTTCTGGCGCAAGTAA
- the pgeF gene encoding peptidoglycan editing factor PgeF gives MNLEKYGKISCLQATWCDGKNLIAGVTTRNGGISRPPYNSLNLGSNTDDAPYNIEGNRSTLLHAFELPLHHLLLVNQVHGSDIVVVDKKNYDVSHFQDVEADAIITNQPGLMLGVTVADCYPVMVFDAKQRVAAVIHVGWRGAANGLIGKTIGAMVNEFSCLPEDLLVAVGPGISAEHYEVGKDVRDGFRNGTGHWDEIATEVEFGTWKVDLQRSCLLQLDQAGVKKKNIDCADACTWKQRELFFSYRRDGGNTGRQLGFVLFHDE, from the coding sequence ATGAACCTTGAAAAATACGGAAAAATCAGTTGCCTGCAGGCCACGTGGTGTGATGGGAAAAACCTGATTGCCGGGGTGACGACACGCAATGGCGGCATCAGTCGTCCTCCCTACAATTCGCTTAATCTCGGCAGTAATACCGATGATGCTCCGTATAATATTGAAGGTAATCGTTCCACGTTGCTCCATGCGTTTGAGCTGCCTTTACATCATCTGTTGCTGGTTAATCAGGTGCACGGTAGTGACATTGTTGTTGTGGATAAGAAGAACTACGATGTCAGCCATTTTCAGGATGTCGAGGCGGATGCCATTATCACCAATCAGCCGGGCCTGATGCTGGGTGTGACTGTGGCGGATTGTTATCCCGTGATGGTTTTCGATGCCAAGCAACGAGTTGCTGCGGTAATTCATGTCGGCTGGCGCGGTGCGGCGAATGGTCTGATTGGAAAAACGATTGGGGCCATGGTGAATGAGTTTAGTTGTCTGCCTGAAGATCTGTTGGTTGCCGTCGGCCCTGGAATCAGTGCTGAGCATTATGAAGTTGGCAAGGATGTGCGGGATGGTTTCCGCAACGGCACCGGTCATTGGGACGAGATTGCCACGGAAGTGGAGTTTGGTACATGGAAGGTTGATCTGCAACGCAGTTGTCTGCTCCAATTGGATCAGGCCGGCGTTAAAAAGAAGAATATCGACTGTGCCGATGCCTGTACCTGGAAGCAGCGTGAGCTGTTTTTCTCCTATCGTCGTGATGGCGGTAATACGGGGCGGCAGCTGGGCTTTGTTCTGTTTCACGACGAATAG
- a CDS encoding RluA family pseudouridine synthase, translated as MDENLTFYIEPGQASERLDRFLTCQLPELTRSQLKKLVDDGLVRVDDQTVKAGVKLRGGETVSVTLPQAQPVEALPESLPLEILYEDSDLIVINKAAGMVVHPAAGHQGGTLVNALLYHCQDLSGVGGELRPGIVHRLDKDTSGVMVATKNDVTHNHLAAQFKAHSIQRRYVALVHGQVQNQRGTIDAPIGRHPTHRKKMSSKGRGGRRAVTHWKVLRRYDADRLSLLEMRLETGRTHQIRVHLSEMNLPLVGDPLYGNRTRANAINDLEVRQRVHALHRQALHARLLGFIHPRTGAYMEFTSDLPDDLASIVAFLDGKYGVELSSLRESYDPTGEDIDGNPEGNMTHEP; from the coding sequence ATGGATGAAAATTTAACGTTTTACATTGAACCGGGTCAGGCGTCTGAGCGGCTGGACCGGTTTCTGACGTGTCAACTCCCGGAGTTGACACGTTCACAGTTGAAAAAACTGGTTGATGACGGTCTGGTGCGGGTGGATGATCAAACCGTTAAAGCCGGAGTGAAGCTGCGTGGTGGTGAAACCGTGAGCGTTACTCTCCCTCAGGCGCAGCCGGTTGAAGCTCTTCCCGAAAGCCTCCCGTTAGAGATTCTCTACGAAGATTCCGATCTGATTGTCATCAATAAAGCTGCCGGTATGGTCGTGCATCCCGCTGCCGGGCATCAAGGCGGTACGCTGGTGAATGCTCTGCTGTATCACTGTCAGGATCTCAGCGGCGTTGGCGGGGAGTTGCGGCCGGGGATCGTCCACCGGCTGGATAAAGATACCTCCGGTGTTATGGTGGCAACGAAAAATGATGTTACCCATAATCATCTTGCGGCCCAATTCAAGGCTCATTCGATTCAACGACGCTATGTGGCTCTGGTCCATGGTCAAGTGCAGAATCAACGCGGGACCATCGATGCTCCCATCGGTCGTCATCCCACGCATCGTAAAAAAATGTCTTCAAAAGGACGTGGTGGCCGGCGGGCGGTAACGCACTGGAAAGTCTTGCGCCGTTATGATGCCGACCGTCTCAGCCTGTTGGAAATGCGCCTGGAGACCGGTCGGACTCACCAGATTCGTGTCCACCTGTCTGAAATGAACCTGCCCTTGGTTGGAGATCCTCTCTATGGCAACCGCACCCGTGCCAATGCCATCAATGACCTGGAAGTGCGCCAACGCGTTCATGCTCTGCATCGACAGGCGCTTCATGCGCGCCTGCTGGGATTTATTCACCCGCGAACAGGTGCCTATATGGAGTTCACCAGCGATCTTCCGGATGATTTGGCGTCAATTGTCGCTTTCCTCGACGGCAAATATGGTGTAGAACTATCCTCCCTGCGCGAAAGCTATGATCCGACAGGTGAAGATATTGATGGAAATCCAGAAGGGAACATGACCCATGAACCTTGA
- a CDS encoding HAD family hydrolase has protein sequence MMPKTTIQNITTILFDLDGTLINVDMHQFVPAYLKYLADCIDPGMAVRPFVERLVQRTVELLNSDDGSKTNEQYYWQVVEEDLGISPETFRTGLQCFFQRYMETMRPLIQPLPLATKLIDRCREKGLELVLATNPVFPRQLVEARLAWGGLNADDFSLITSFENSRYCKPNPHYFEDILAHLGRQPQQCLMVGNDTEHDLSASRLGMTTFLVDTWLIDRSPEFVADFRGSHLDLFRFLGHFPEPRGSKSEH, from the coding sequence ATGATGCCAAAGACAACGATACAAAATATTACGACGATACTGTTTGATCTCGACGGAACACTGATCAATGTGGATATGCATCAGTTTGTACCGGCTTATCTGAAATATCTGGCGGATTGTATTGATCCGGGCATGGCGGTGCGGCCCTTTGTCGAGCGGTTGGTGCAACGGACTGTTGAGCTGCTTAACAGTGATGACGGTAGCAAGACCAACGAGCAGTACTATTGGCAGGTGGTCGAAGAGGACCTGGGCATTAGCCCGGAGACGTTCCGTACCGGGTTGCAGTGTTTTTTCCAACGCTACATGGAGACGATGCGTCCCTTGATTCAACCCCTACCTTTGGCGACAAAGCTGATAGACCGTTGTCGCGAAAAAGGGTTGGAGCTGGTGTTGGCAACCAATCCGGTCTTTCCACGTCAGCTTGTTGAGGCCCGGCTCGCCTGGGGGGGATTAAACGCTGACGACTTTTCCTTGATCACCAGTTTCGAAAACAGTCGCTACTGCAAACCTAATCCGCACTATTTTGAAGATATTCTTGCCCATCTGGGACGTCAACCGCAGCAGTGCCTGATGGTGGGCAATGATACGGAACATGATCTGTCGGCCAGTCGTCTCGGCATGACCACTTTCTTGGTCGATACCTGGTTGATTGATCGCAGCCCGGAATTTGTTGCTGATTTTCGAGGTAGTCATCTGGACCTGTTTCGCTTTCTCGGCCATTTCCCAGAGCCGCGTGGGTCAAAATCTGAACATTAG